One window from the genome of Anopheles merus strain MAF chromosome 3R, AmerM5.1, whole genome shotgun sequence encodes:
- the LOC121595758 gene encoding putative mediator of RNA polymerase II transcription subunit 21, with translation MAAQQQQQQQQQHQQTHQQRRLSGYPQQPHQPQPQQHQQYQQRQQCNNQQQRMQKQLVRHPKLWKQRNDRSVLKPSLLSLESLSVSLESLFFEQNGLDSKFNNSSTATGTMQSTSSTVSTTSEATGLAEDKQQARQLVDCLKSIDNTLMGEKRIRYKISYSFKSLDSNCKSLFNILRGKGSANGVAPAKQAPLPEDCKQPTPSSNALVTARHVHQNGFRMLFNRKLLSDRRDSVLLTPCVDVIEK, from the exons ATGG cagcacagcagcaacagcaacagcagcagcagcatcagcaaacgCATCAACAGCGCCGGCTGTCCGGCTATCCACAGCAGCCGCACCAGCCACAGcctcagcagcatcagcagtatCAGCAGCGTCAGCAGTGCAATAATCAACAGCAGCGAATGCAAAAGCAGCTTGTAAGGCACCCGAAGCTTTGGAAGCAGCGGAATGACCGAAGCGTGCTGAAGCCGAGCCTGCTAAGCCTGGAGTCGCTGAGCGTTAGTTTGGAGAGTCTGTTTTTCGAGCAGAACGGTTTAGATAGCAAATTTAACAATTCCTCCACGGCAACCGGTACGATGCAGTCGACAAGCAGTACGGTTAGCACTACCAGCGAAGCTACTGGGCTGGCTGAGGACAAGCAGCAGGCACGCCAATTAGTAGACTGCTTAAAGTCAATTGACAACACGTTGATGGGTGAGAAACGAATTAGGTATAAGATTTCGTACAGCTTCAAATCGCTGGACAGCAATTGCAAATCGTTGTTCAACATTCTGCGCGGCAAAGGTAGCGCCAACGGGGTAGCACCTGCTAAACAGGCACCGTTGCCGGAAGATTGTAAGCAGCCGACGCCATCCTCCAACGCACTCGTGACTGCACGGCACGTACACCAGAATGGGTTTCGAATGCTGTTTAACCGTAAGCTGTTGAGTGATCGCAGGGACAGTGTCCTCCTTACACCCTGCGTTGACGTGATCGAGAAGTAG
- the LOC121595706 gene encoding voltage-gated potassium channel subunit beta-2 isoform X2: protein METLQTSAAAVTPKEEEQRSAAGVLAAALQKVPQEKGLPETSHLQDFPKGRQDSTESEISTIYSQSQSDACHKMMCRAPIASLDCMEEFSGTTAQLDFGRSTSLGSNPAIQIRSNATTTPGLRYKNLGKSGLRVSNVGLGTWPIFSPGVSEEQAEAILRLAVDSGINLFDLSEAHSGTRAEIELGKIIQKAGWKRTSFVITTKIYWSTKSEERGLSRKHIIESVQASLQRLQLPYIDVILVHKADSMCPMEEIVRAMNYVISQGWSMYWGTARWSPVEIMEAYTNCRQFNCVTPIVEQSEYHMFCREKAELYLPEMYNKIGVGFMAWGPLSMYLGDAQNGEKLWIPKGSLKSKSQSYSWIEDEVNKEDLQDEARRLYDKARDISNLAEKLGCNAVQLSIAWSLKHEPVQCLLLGATSPEQLHQSLQALQLLPRLSTGVMLEIERILENKPVRPPPISTLALR, encoded by the exons ATGGAAACTTTGCAAACGAGTGCCGCGGCGGTAACACCAAAGGAG GAAGAGCAGCGCAGTGCAGCAGGCGTGCTCGCGGCAGCTTTGCAAAAAGTACCACAGGAAAAAGGGCTTCCTGAAACATCGCACCTGCAAGACTTTCCCAAAGGTCGCCAGGACTCAACTGAAAGCGAAATTTCGACAATATACTCTCAGTCACAATCGGATGCCTGCCACAAGATGAT GTGCCGAGCTCCTATAGCTTCACTGGATTGCATGGAGGAATTTAGTGGCACGACTGCTCAGCTTGATTTTG GTCGTTCCACAAGTTTGGGGTCGAATCCGGCCATCCAGATACGCAGCAATGCGACCACAACGCCTGGCTTGCGCTACAAAAATCTCGGCAAGAGTGGCCTGCGTGTGTCGAACGTTGGTCTCGGCACATGGCCCATTTTCTCGCCGGGCGTTTCAGAGGAGCAGGCGGAAGCCATCCTGCGTCTGGCCGTCGATAGCGGCATCAACCTGTTCGACCTTTCCGAAGCGCACTCAG GTACACGTGCGGAAATAGAGCTGGgcaaaatcattcaaaaggCAGGATGGAAACGGACCAGCTTCGTCATAACAACCAAAATTTATTGGAGCACAAA ATCCGAAGAGCGCGGATTATCGAGAAAACACATCATTGAAAGTGTCCAAGCGAGCCTGCAAAGGTTGCAGCTGCCGTACATCGACGTCATACTGGTGCACAAGGCGGACTCGATGTGTCCGATGGAAG AAATTGTGCGAGCAATGAATTACGTCATATCGCAAGGATGGTCAATGTATTGGGGAACGGCGCGCTGGTCACCGGTTGAG ATCATGGAGGCCTACACCAACTGCCGTCAGTTTAACTGCGTAACGCCTATCGTAGAACAGTCGGAGTATCACATGTTCTGCCGGGAAAAGGCGGAACTCTACCTGCCGGAGATGTACAACAAGATCGGGGTCGGTTTTATGGCTTGGGGTCCACTGTCCATGTATTTGGGTGATGCCCAGAATGGCGAGAAGCTCTGGATACCGAAGGGATCGTTGAAGAGCAAAAGCCAAAGCTACTCCTGGATTGAGGACGAAGTAAACAAAGAA GATCTGCAGGACGAAGCACGCCGGCTGTACGACAAAGCGCGTGACATTAGCAATCTGGCGGAAAAGCTGGGCTGCAATGCGGTACAGCTGTCCATTGCGTGGTCGCTCAAGCATGAACCGGTACAGTGTTTGCTGCTCGGTGCAACTTCACCCGAACAGCTGCACCAAAGCCTGCAAGCGCTACAG TTACTGCCACGGCTATCGACCGGTGTGATGCTGGAAATAGAACGCATCCTCGAAAACAAACCGGTGCGTCCACCGCCGATATCTACGCTTGCGCTTCGGTGA
- the LOC121595706 gene encoding voltage-gated potassium channel subunit beta-2 isoform X1: METLQTSAAAVTPKEEEQRSAAGVLAAALQKVPQEKGLPETSHLQDFPKGRQDSTESEISTIYSQSQSDACHKMMCRAPIASLDCMEEFSGTTAQLDFGRSTSLGSNPAIQIRSNATTTPGLRYKNLGKSGLRVSNVGLGTWPIFSPGVSEEQAEAILRLAVDSGINLFDLSEAHSGTRAEIELGKIIQKAGWKRTSFVITTKIYWSTKSEERGLSRKHIIESVQASLQRLQLPYIDVILVHKADSMCPMEEIVRAMNYVISQGWSMYWGTARWSPVEIMEAYTNCRQFNCVTPIVEQSEYHMFCREKAELYLPEMYNKIGVGFMAWGPLSMYLGDAQNGEKLWIPKGSLKSKSQSYSWIEDEVNKEVSERSATRPHCSVHICVLFFLFLLHLAVMLHLRKDLQDEARRLYDKARDISNLAEKLGCNAVQLSIAWSLKHEPVQCLLLGATSPEQLHQSLQALQLLPRLSTGVMLEIERILENKPVRPPPISTLALR; this comes from the exons ATGGAAACTTTGCAAACGAGTGCCGCGGCGGTAACACCAAAGGAG GAAGAGCAGCGCAGTGCAGCAGGCGTGCTCGCGGCAGCTTTGCAAAAAGTACCACAGGAAAAAGGGCTTCCTGAAACATCGCACCTGCAAGACTTTCCCAAAGGTCGCCAGGACTCAACTGAAAGCGAAATTTCGACAATATACTCTCAGTCACAATCGGATGCCTGCCACAAGATGAT GTGCCGAGCTCCTATAGCTTCACTGGATTGCATGGAGGAATTTAGTGGCACGACTGCTCAGCTTGATTTTG GTCGTTCCACAAGTTTGGGGTCGAATCCGGCCATCCAGATACGCAGCAATGCGACCACAACGCCTGGCTTGCGCTACAAAAATCTCGGCAAGAGTGGCCTGCGTGTGTCGAACGTTGGTCTCGGCACATGGCCCATTTTCTCGCCGGGCGTTTCAGAGGAGCAGGCGGAAGCCATCCTGCGTCTGGCCGTCGATAGCGGCATCAACCTGTTCGACCTTTCCGAAGCGCACTCAG GTACACGTGCGGAAATAGAGCTGGgcaaaatcattcaaaaggCAGGATGGAAACGGACCAGCTTCGTCATAACAACCAAAATTTATTGGAGCACAAA ATCCGAAGAGCGCGGATTATCGAGAAAACACATCATTGAAAGTGTCCAAGCGAGCCTGCAAAGGTTGCAGCTGCCGTACATCGACGTCATACTGGTGCACAAGGCGGACTCGATGTGTCCGATGGAAG AAATTGTGCGAGCAATGAATTACGTCATATCGCAAGGATGGTCAATGTATTGGGGAACGGCGCGCTGGTCACCGGTTGAG ATCATGGAGGCCTACACCAACTGCCGTCAGTTTAACTGCGTAACGCCTATCGTAGAACAGTCGGAGTATCACATGTTCTGCCGGGAAAAGGCGGAACTCTACCTGCCGGAGATGTACAACAAGATCGGGGTCGGTTTTATGGCTTGGGGTCCACTGTCCATGTATTTGGGTGATGCCCAGAATGGCGAGAAGCTCTGGATACCGAAGGGATCGTTGAAGAGCAAAAGCCAAAGCTACTCCTGGATTGAGGACGAAGTAAACAAAGAAGTAAGTGAACGATCCGCGACCAGACCGCACTGTAGCGTACATATCTGTgttcttttctttctatttctcCTCCATCTGGCGGTTATGTTGCATTTGCGCAAGGATCTGCAGGACGAAGCACGCCGGCTGTACGACAAAGCGCGTGACATTAGCAATCTGGCGGAAAAGCTGGGCTGCAATGCGGTACAGCTGTCCATTGCGTGGTCGCTCAAGCATGAACCGGTACAGTGTTTGCTGCTCGGTGCAACTTCACCCGAACAGCTGCACCAAAGCCTGCAAGCGCTACAG TTACTGCCACGGCTATCGACCGGTGTGATGCTGGAAATAGAACGCATCCTCGAAAACAAACCGGTGCGTCCACCGCCGATATCTACGCTTGCGCTTCGGTGA
- the LOC121595706 gene encoding voltage-gated potassium channel subunit beta-2 isoform X3, producing MSIVLCNVASKTNNDNNVNNDNISEDSNPVTIYRCRAPIASLDCMEEFSGTTAQLDFGRSTSLGSNPAIQIRSNATTTPGLRYKNLGKSGLRVSNVGLGTWPIFSPGVSEEQAEAILRLAVDSGINLFDLSEAHSGTRAEIELGKIIQKAGWKRTSFVITTKIYWSTKSEERGLSRKHIIESVQASLQRLQLPYIDVILVHKADSMCPMEEIVRAMNYVISQGWSMYWGTARWSPVEIMEAYTNCRQFNCVTPIVEQSEYHMFCREKAELYLPEMYNKIGVGFMAWGPLSMYLGDAQNGEKLWIPKGSLKSKSQSYSWIEDEVNKEVSERSATRPHCSVHICVLFFLFLLHLAVMLHLRKDLQDEARRLYDKARDISNLAEKLGCNAVQLSIAWSLKHEPVQCLLLGATSPEQLHQSLQALQLLPRLSTGVMLEIERILENKPVRPPPISTLALR from the exons ATGTCGATCGTGTTATGTAATGTTGCTTCAAAAACTAATAACGACAATAACGTTAACAATGACAATATTAGTGAGGATTCAAATCCGGTTACAATCTACAG GTGCCGAGCTCCTATAGCTTCACTGGATTGCATGGAGGAATTTAGTGGCACGACTGCTCAGCTTGATTTTG GTCGTTCCACAAGTTTGGGGTCGAATCCGGCCATCCAGATACGCAGCAATGCGACCACAACGCCTGGCTTGCGCTACAAAAATCTCGGCAAGAGTGGCCTGCGTGTGTCGAACGTTGGTCTCGGCACATGGCCCATTTTCTCGCCGGGCGTTTCAGAGGAGCAGGCGGAAGCCATCCTGCGTCTGGCCGTCGATAGCGGCATCAACCTGTTCGACCTTTCCGAAGCGCACTCAG GTACACGTGCGGAAATAGAGCTGGgcaaaatcattcaaaaggCAGGATGGAAACGGACCAGCTTCGTCATAACAACCAAAATTTATTGGAGCACAAA ATCCGAAGAGCGCGGATTATCGAGAAAACACATCATTGAAAGTGTCCAAGCGAGCCTGCAAAGGTTGCAGCTGCCGTACATCGACGTCATACTGGTGCACAAGGCGGACTCGATGTGTCCGATGGAAG AAATTGTGCGAGCAATGAATTACGTCATATCGCAAGGATGGTCAATGTATTGGGGAACGGCGCGCTGGTCACCGGTTGAG ATCATGGAGGCCTACACCAACTGCCGTCAGTTTAACTGCGTAACGCCTATCGTAGAACAGTCGGAGTATCACATGTTCTGCCGGGAAAAGGCGGAACTCTACCTGCCGGAGATGTACAACAAGATCGGGGTCGGTTTTATGGCTTGGGGTCCACTGTCCATGTATTTGGGTGATGCCCAGAATGGCGAGAAGCTCTGGATACCGAAGGGATCGTTGAAGAGCAAAAGCCAAAGCTACTCCTGGATTGAGGACGAAGTAAACAAAGAAGTAAGTGAACGATCCGCGACCAGACCGCACTGTAGCGTACATATCTGTgttcttttctttctatttctcCTCCATCTGGCGGTTATGTTGCATTTGCGCAAGGATCTGCAGGACGAAGCACGCCGGCTGTACGACAAAGCGCGTGACATTAGCAATCTGGCGGAAAAGCTGGGCTGCAATGCGGTACAGCTGTCCATTGCGTGGTCGCTCAAGCATGAACCGGTACAGTGTTTGCTGCTCGGTGCAACTTCACCCGAACAGCTGCACCAAAGCCTGCAAGCGCTACAG TTACTGCCACGGCTATCGACCGGTGTGATGCTGGAAATAGAACGCATCCTCGAAAACAAACCGGTGCGTCCACCGCCGATATCTACGCTTGCGCTTCGGTGA
- the LOC121595706 gene encoding voltage-gated potassium channel subunit beta-2 isoform X4: MSIVLCNVASKTNNDNNVNNDNISEDSNPVTIYRCRAPIASLDCMEEFSGTTAQLDFGRSTSLGSNPAIQIRSNATTTPGLRYKNLGKSGLRVSNVGLGTWPIFSPGVSEEQAEAILRLAVDSGINLFDLSEAHSGTRAEIELGKIIQKAGWKRTSFVITTKIYWSTKSEERGLSRKHIIESVQASLQRLQLPYIDVILVHKADSMCPMEEIVRAMNYVISQGWSMYWGTARWSPVEIMEAYTNCRQFNCVTPIVEQSEYHMFCREKAELYLPEMYNKIGVGFMAWGPLSMYLGDAQNGEKLWIPKGSLKSKSQSYSWIEDEVNKEDLQDEARRLYDKARDISNLAEKLGCNAVQLSIAWSLKHEPVQCLLLGATSPEQLHQSLQALQLLPRLSTGVMLEIERILENKPVRPPPISTLALR; this comes from the exons ATGTCGATCGTGTTATGTAATGTTGCTTCAAAAACTAATAACGACAATAACGTTAACAATGACAATATTAGTGAGGATTCAAATCCGGTTACAATCTACAG GTGCCGAGCTCCTATAGCTTCACTGGATTGCATGGAGGAATTTAGTGGCACGACTGCTCAGCTTGATTTTG GTCGTTCCACAAGTTTGGGGTCGAATCCGGCCATCCAGATACGCAGCAATGCGACCACAACGCCTGGCTTGCGCTACAAAAATCTCGGCAAGAGTGGCCTGCGTGTGTCGAACGTTGGTCTCGGCACATGGCCCATTTTCTCGCCGGGCGTTTCAGAGGAGCAGGCGGAAGCCATCCTGCGTCTGGCCGTCGATAGCGGCATCAACCTGTTCGACCTTTCCGAAGCGCACTCAG GTACACGTGCGGAAATAGAGCTGGgcaaaatcattcaaaaggCAGGATGGAAACGGACCAGCTTCGTCATAACAACCAAAATTTATTGGAGCACAAA ATCCGAAGAGCGCGGATTATCGAGAAAACACATCATTGAAAGTGTCCAAGCGAGCCTGCAAAGGTTGCAGCTGCCGTACATCGACGTCATACTGGTGCACAAGGCGGACTCGATGTGTCCGATGGAAG AAATTGTGCGAGCAATGAATTACGTCATATCGCAAGGATGGTCAATGTATTGGGGAACGGCGCGCTGGTCACCGGTTGAG ATCATGGAGGCCTACACCAACTGCCGTCAGTTTAACTGCGTAACGCCTATCGTAGAACAGTCGGAGTATCACATGTTCTGCCGGGAAAAGGCGGAACTCTACCTGCCGGAGATGTACAACAAGATCGGGGTCGGTTTTATGGCTTGGGGTCCACTGTCCATGTATTTGGGTGATGCCCAGAATGGCGAGAAGCTCTGGATACCGAAGGGATCGTTGAAGAGCAAAAGCCAAAGCTACTCCTGGATTGAGGACGAAGTAAACAAAGAA GATCTGCAGGACGAAGCACGCCGGCTGTACGACAAAGCGCGTGACATTAGCAATCTGGCGGAAAAGCTGGGCTGCAATGCGGTACAGCTGTCCATTGCGTGGTCGCTCAAGCATGAACCGGTACAGTGTTTGCTGCTCGGTGCAACTTCACCCGAACAGCTGCACCAAAGCCTGCAAGCGCTACAG TTACTGCCACGGCTATCGACCGGTGTGATGCTGGAAATAGAACGCATCCTCGAAAACAAACCGGTGCGTCCACCGCCGATATCTACGCTTGCGCTTCGGTGA